One Umboniibacter marinipuniceus DNA window includes the following coding sequences:
- a CDS encoding TRAP transporter small permease subunit, with protein sequence MHTSRINHLIAKIGQWASLLILAMALITTLIVLLRFGFDWSAIAVQESVMYLHAFALMLVIPWALQTEDHVRVDIFYRRMRPQSQRWVNIVGAIVCLLPFCVYSTVSSLPFVMDSWLILEDSPQANGIPALFILKSIIPVSFALLAVQGLALLVTNIKALLAAVEELN encoded by the coding sequence GTGCATACCTCTCGGATTAATCATCTCATCGCAAAGATTGGCCAATGGGCGAGCCTGCTTATTTTAGCAATGGCGCTCATCACTACTCTCATTGTGCTGCTTAGGTTCGGCTTTGACTGGAGTGCCATCGCCGTTCAGGAATCAGTTATGTATTTGCATGCGTTTGCGCTGATGCTTGTTATTCCTTGGGCGCTGCAAACCGAAGACCACGTCAGAGTGGACATTTTCTACCGTCGAATGCGCCCCCAATCGCAACGCTGGGTCAATATCGTTGGCGCCATAGTCTGCCTGTTGCCATTTTGCGTTTATAGCACCGTCTCATCACTGCCGTTTGTTATGGACTCCTGGTTAATACTTGAAGATTCTCCTCAAGCAAATGGCATACCCGCTCTATTTATTTTAAAAAGTATTATTCCGGTGAGCTTCGCACTCCTTGCAGTTCAAGGTTTGGCACTACTAGTTACCAATATTAAAGCGCTGCTAGCGGCAGTCGAGGAGCTCAACTAA
- a CDS encoding acyl-CoA thioesterase yields MNQESNLDDELKPTGELCLRLTALSKDTNGYGDIYGGWLMQQMDLAGSVLAEETAEGRVVTAAVQAINFLRPVPLGSNVSCYCDIVAIGHASVEINVEAWVTSKGKSPFQQKVADGRFYFVAVNDQGRTRRIPR; encoded by the coding sequence ATGAACCAAGAAAGCAACTTAGACGATGAGCTAAAGCCCACGGGTGAACTCTGTCTGCGTTTAACGGCGTTGAGTAAAGATACCAACGGATATGGTGATATTTATGGTGGCTGGCTAATGCAACAAATGGACTTAGCTGGCAGCGTTTTGGCCGAGGAAACCGCAGAAGGGCGAGTGGTGACGGCAGCCGTTCAAGCTATCAACTTCCTTCGTCCCGTGCCGCTTGGATCAAACGTTTCGTGCTACTGCGATATTGTCGCTATCGGCCATGCATCGGTGGAAATTAACGTGGAAGCATGGGTAACGTCAAAGGGAAAGAGCCCATTCCAGCAAAAGGTTGCCGACGGTCGATTCTATTTTGTTGCCGTTAATGATCAGGGGAGAACCCGTAGAATCCCCCGCTAA
- the glmU gene encoding bifunctional UDP-N-acetylglucosamine diphosphorylase/glucosamine-1-phosphate N-acetyltransferase GlmU: MPLDIVVLAAGKGTRMYSDLPKVLHPIAGKPMLAHVLDAVVDMADASTTVVIGHGAETVRAAFGDRKVNWAEQTAQLGTGHAVMQAAPFLRDDATTLILMGDVPLIKTQTLIDLVKRAESTGFGLLTLKLDDPTGYGRIVRNVSGKVEGIIEQKDSTPEQLLIGEVNTGVMAINGGKLKRWLSSLSNNNAQGEYYLTDVVATAVNEGVEIATQAAQSLHEVMGVNNRIQQAELERAYQRGYASTLLAAGLSLADPERIDVRGTLRHGKDCFIDVNCVIEGEVTIGNGVVIGPNCHLKNVTIGDGAMIKAFTSIEDSSLAGTNDVGPYARLRPGTQLGHGAKIGNFVETKKAEIGNGSKVNHLSYIGDAVLGSGVNVGAGTITCNYDGINKHQTVLADDVFIGSNSTLVAPITVGKGSFVGAASVITKTVDENSLAISRSKQKNVAGWVPPKKRN, encoded by the coding sequence ATGCCTCTCGATATCGTTGTACTCGCCGCTGGGAAGGGAACAAGAATGTACTCTGACCTTCCTAAAGTTCTCCACCCCATTGCCGGCAAACCCATGCTTGCACATGTGCTGGATGCGGTAGTTGATATGGCTGACGCTTCTACCACAGTGGTGATTGGCCATGGTGCTGAAACCGTGCGGGCAGCCTTCGGTGATCGAAAGGTCAACTGGGCGGAGCAGACCGCGCAGCTGGGAACCGGGCATGCTGTGATGCAAGCGGCACCGTTCTTACGCGATGATGCCACCACCTTGATCTTGATGGGTGATGTGCCGCTGATTAAAACTCAAACCTTAATTGATTTGGTCAAGCGCGCTGAATCAACCGGATTCGGTTTGTTAACCCTGAAGTTAGATGACCCTACCGGTTACGGGCGTATTGTACGAAATGTGAGTGGTAAAGTTGAAGGGATTATAGAACAAAAGGATAGTACACCAGAGCAGTTACTGATTGGTGAAGTCAACACCGGCGTGATGGCAATTAATGGCGGTAAGCTCAAACGCTGGTTGTCGTCACTATCAAATAATAATGCTCAAGGTGAGTACTATCTTACCGATGTTGTCGCCACGGCGGTCAATGAAGGTGTGGAGATTGCTACCCAAGCCGCCCAGTCGCTACACGAAGTGATGGGGGTAAATAACCGTATCCAACAGGCAGAGCTTGAACGCGCCTATCAGCGTGGCTATGCCTCAACGTTACTCGCAGCAGGGCTTTCGCTCGCGGATCCGGAGCGCATTGATGTTCGCGGCACTCTTCGTCATGGTAAAGATTGCTTTATTGACGTGAACTGCGTGATTGAAGGCGAAGTCACCATTGGTAACGGTGTTGTTATCGGACCGAACTGCCATTTGAAGAACGTCACCATCGGGGATGGGGCGATGATTAAAGCCTTCACCAGTATTGAAGATAGCTCGCTAGCAGGAACGAATGATGTGGGTCCTTATGCTCGCCTTCGCCCAGGCACACAGCTTGGACATGGCGCCAAGATTGGTAACTTTGTGGAAACTAAGAAAGCTGAAATAGGTAACGGAAGCAAAGTGAATCATCTATCCTACATAGGAGATGCGGTGCTCGGCAGCGGTGTAAATGTTGGCGCTGGCACCATTACCTGTAATTACGACGGCATTAACAAGCATCAAACCGTTTTGGCTGACGATGTTTTCATCGGCTCAAATAGCACGCTTGTTGCCCCAATTACTGTGGGCAAAGGAAGCTTTGTTGGTGCAGCCTCGGTTATTACTAAAACTGTAGACGAGAACTCTTTGGCCATTTCAAGGTCAAAGCAGAAGAACGTTGCTGGATGGGTTCCCCCCAAAAAGCGGAATTAA
- a CDS encoding substrate-binding domain-containing protein has protein sequence MKLKALLAIGLIASAAQVSAREHIEIVGSSTVYPFTTVVAERFGKATQFRTPTVESTGTGGGMQLFCGGVGVGTPDMTNASRRIKSSEIELCASNGVNEIVEVKVGYDGIVMANSVAAQQFDLTPREIFLALGKLVPNPDGSETLVENPYRTWDQVNSSLPAVRIEVLGPPPSSGTRDAFAELAMESGCKSFDWIAAIKSEDKNRFKAVCHGIREDGAYVEAGENDNLIVQKLAANPNSLGVFGYSFLESNADVVHGAMIDGIAPEFEAISDGSYPISRALFFYVKAAHVNVVPGIEEFLSEFTSEAAWGDDGYLTDRGLIPMPEEERAQVGTAVRNLEAI, from the coding sequence ATGAAACTTAAAGCACTATTGGCCATCGGTCTTATTGCTAGCGCAGCACAAGTGTCGGCGCGTGAGCATATCGAAATTGTTGGCTCATCGACTGTTTATCCGTTTACTACCGTCGTAGCGGAGCGCTTCGGTAAGGCAACGCAATTTCGCACACCCACTGTTGAGTCTACGGGTACCGGTGGCGGAATGCAGTTATTCTGTGGTGGCGTAGGCGTAGGTACACCGGATATGACCAACGCATCTCGTCGTATCAAGTCATCAGAAATTGAGTTGTGTGCTAGCAACGGCGTTAACGAAATCGTTGAAGTTAAAGTTGGCTACGATGGCATTGTCATGGCTAACTCAGTAGCCGCTCAGCAATTCGACCTAACGCCACGTGAAATTTTCTTGGCGCTAGGAAAGTTGGTACCAAACCCTGATGGTAGTGAGACTCTGGTAGAAAACCCATACCGTACTTGGGACCAGGTAAATAGTTCACTGCCAGCGGTTCGTATTGAAGTGTTAGGCCCTCCGCCATCATCGGGTACGCGTGATGCTTTCGCTGAGTTAGCTATGGAGTCAGGCTGTAAGTCTTTTGATTGGATTGCAGCGATCAAGTCTGAAGATAAAAACCGCTTTAAGGCTGTTTGTCATGGTATTCGTGAAGACGGAGCCTATGTTGAAGCAGGCGAAAACGATAACCTAATCGTACAGAAATTAGCGGCTAACCCGAATAGTTTGGGCGTGTTTGGCTACAGCTTCCTTGAGTCAAATGCTGATGTGGTTCACGGTGCAATGATCGATGGTATCGCACCTGAATTCGAGGCGATTTCAGATGGTAGCTACCCAATCTCTCGCGCGTTGTTCTTTTATGTGAAGGCTGCTCATGTCAATGTTGTTCCTGGGATTGAAGAGTTCCTCTCTGAATTCACCAGCGAAGCGGCTTGGGGTGACGATGGTTACCTAACTGATCGCGGTTTAATCCCAATGCCAGAAGAAGAGCGTGCTCAAGTTGGCACCGCGGTTCGTAATCTGGAAGCGATCTAA
- a CDS encoding TRAP transporter large permease, protein MEWIAVLMFVVLCFALISGYPVALTLAGVSLAFAAGGILGGVFDQQLLGAYVNRVFGTITNSTLMAVPLFVLMGVLLERSKIAEKLLETLGNMWGHVPGGLALAVIAVGALMAASTGIVGATVVTMGLISLPTMLKMGYKPSLATGVIASTGTLGQIIPPSIALVLLGDVLSNAYQQAQLRQGIYNPETLSVGDLFIGAIIPGLLLVAIYMLYVGFYALIKPQHTPRLTVKQKTSKAALFKHLLPPILLIVLVLGSILSGAATPTEAAGVGAVGAIFLAYLNGVLSIELLKDASQQAAKITAMVFLILLGASMFSLVFRGFGGEELIADFLHSLPGGVMGATLMVMLVVFLMGFVLDFIEICFVVIPLVGPVLLGMGVDPLWLGIALAINLQTSFLTPPFGFALFYLRGVTPENIPTKEIYRGVMPFIALQLLVLCLLALIPEIATFLPNYLKGEA, encoded by the coding sequence ATGGAGTGGATTGCCGTACTTATGTTTGTAGTGCTTTGTTTTGCACTCATTTCAGGTTATCCCGTGGCATTGACTCTGGCGGGTGTATCCCTTGCGTTTGCCGCCGGCGGTATCCTCGGCGGAGTTTTCGACCAACAGCTGTTAGGTGCCTATGTAAACCGGGTATTCGGCACCATTACCAATAGCACACTGATGGCAGTGCCCCTTTTTGTTCTAATGGGCGTGTTACTCGAGCGCTCAAAGATTGCAGAGAAACTGCTGGAGACGCTAGGCAATATGTGGGGGCATGTTCCAGGAGGGCTAGCGTTGGCGGTGATAGCCGTGGGCGCGCTGATGGCTGCTAGTACTGGTATTGTGGGTGCAACGGTGGTGACAATGGGGCTGATCTCCCTACCAACCATGTTAAAGATGGGCTACAAGCCATCGTTAGCTACCGGAGTGATCGCCTCTACCGGTACCCTTGGACAGATTATCCCTCCCTCCATTGCCCTTGTCTTACTGGGAGATGTCCTCTCTAACGCCTATCAACAGGCTCAGCTTCGCCAAGGCATTTACAACCCAGAGACACTATCGGTTGGCGATCTATTCATTGGCGCCATTATTCCAGGCCTATTACTTGTTGCTATTTACATGTTGTACGTTGGGTTTTATGCACTCATTAAGCCGCAGCACACACCACGTTTAACGGTCAAACAAAAAACATCTAAGGCGGCACTCTTCAAGCACCTCCTGCCACCCATTTTGCTTATCGTCCTAGTACTTGGGTCTATTTTAAGTGGCGCAGCCACGCCTACTGAGGCGGCGGGTGTTGGTGCAGTCGGCGCTATTTTTCTCGCCTACTTGAACGGCGTGCTCAGCATTGAGCTACTCAAGGACGCATCGCAACAGGCGGCAAAGATTACCGCTATGGTCTTTTTGATCTTATTGGGTGCTTCGATGTTCTCTTTAGTATTCAGGGGCTTTGGCGGCGAGGAGCTCATTGCAGACTTTCTTCATAGCCTCCCGGGCGGGGTAATGGGCGCTACATTAATGGTCATGTTGGTCGTCTTTCTAATGGGCTTTGTACTCGATTTTATCGAGATCTGTTTTGTCGTCATCCCGCTCGTTGGTCCGGTTTTACTTGGCATGGGTGTGGATCCGCTGTGGCTAGGGATTGCCTTAGCAATCAACCTACAGACCAGCTTTTTAACACCACCTTTTGGTTTTGCCCTATTCTATTTAAGAGGGGTAACGCCCGAGAATATCCCAACAAAAGAAATCTATCGCGGCGTAATGCCCTTTATTGCACTCCAACTTTTGGTCTTATGCCTCCTGGCACTGATCCCTGAAATTGCTACTTTTTTACCTAATTACTTAAAAGGTGAGGCCTGA
- a CDS encoding MurR/RpiR family transcriptional regulator has translation MATSFTQHISDNLDNLRRSERKVADYVLANATSVIQMRIVDLSTEAEVSEPTVVRFCRAIGCDGFQDFKLKLAQQLASSPTIGQIAVTDSDSSSAYTTKVFDTSIDVLIKVRDQVNASVIDEAVKLIFNARRVDFFGFGGSAPVAADAQHRLLRLGLATHTYSDPHIQTMAAMSLRSNDVVIAISQSGRTKALLDSLREVKRRGAKIISLSPSDTPVLSQGDVQIKIDVNDHFDVYSPLSSRIAHLVIIDAIAAGVAQHMGDNGKTHIAKLKQSLRGHRINYHEPTIPSN, from the coding sequence ATGGCTACCAGCTTTACGCAACACATTTCTGACAATCTAGACAACCTTCGTCGCTCGGAGCGCAAGGTTGCTGACTATGTTTTGGCGAATGCAACATCAGTTATTCAGATGCGCATTGTAGACTTATCCACTGAGGCTGAAGTTTCCGAACCCACGGTTGTCAGATTCTGTCGAGCCATAGGCTGCGACGGCTTTCAAGACTTCAAGCTGAAGTTAGCTCAGCAGCTCGCCTCTAGCCCAACCATCGGCCAAATTGCCGTAACCGATAGTGACTCATCGTCGGCATATACCACCAAGGTGTTTGACACATCTATCGATGTACTCATTAAGGTTCGAGACCAGGTTAATGCGTCAGTCATTGACGAAGCAGTGAAACTAATCTTCAATGCGAGGCGGGTTGATTTCTTCGGTTTTGGCGGCTCTGCGCCGGTTGCTGCCGATGCTCAGCACCGCCTGTTACGTCTTGGTCTCGCCACGCACACCTACAGCGATCCACATATCCAAACCATGGCGGCAATGAGCCTTCGCAGTAATGACGTAGTCATTGCAATATCACAAAGTGGACGTACCAAAGCGTTATTGGACAGCCTGCGCGAAGTTAAACGTCGTGGTGCAAAAATTATCTCATTATCACCCAGCGACACACCGGTACTAAGCCAAGGTGATGTGCAAATCAAGATTGATGTTAACGATCACTTCGATGTGTACTCGCCATTGTCGTCGCGAATTGCTCACCTGGTAATTATTGATGCCATTGCGGCTGGGGTTGCTCAGCATATGGGTGACAACGGCAAGACGCATATTGCTAAGCTCAAGCAAAGTTTACGTGGCCATCGTATCAACTACCATGAGCCCACTATTCCTAGTAATTAA
- a CDS encoding F0F1 ATP synthase subunit epsilon, with product MAMTIHLDIVSSGEGIFSGLVELLVATGEVGDLGVTYGHAPLLTSLKPGPVRVVKQGGEEEVFFLTGGFLEVQPNTVTVLADVATRAADLDESEAEKARDLAREEMSGTASGVDYHLAASRLANAAAQLRTIEQIRRMKR from the coding sequence ATGGCAATGACAATCCACCTCGACATCGTCAGCTCGGGTGAAGGAATCTTCTCTGGACTGGTGGAATTGCTAGTTGCTACGGGTGAAGTTGGTGATTTGGGGGTGACTTATGGTCACGCTCCATTACTTACCAGCCTGAAACCCGGTCCGGTTCGTGTTGTTAAGCAGGGCGGTGAGGAGGAAGTTTTCTTCCTGACAGGTGGCTTCCTAGAAGTTCAGCCTAATACCGTAACCGTCCTCGCTGACGTAGCGACTCGTGCAGCAGATCTTGACGAATCAGAAGCGGAAAAAGCCCGTGATCTGGCTCGTGAAGAGATGTCCGGAACAGCATCTGGTGTTGATTATCATTTAGCGGCTAGCCGCTTAGCGAATGCAGCGGCGCAATTGCGCACAATCGAACAAATTCGACGCATGAAACGCTAA
- a CDS encoding DUF6491 family protein: MKKYFLVLISMMMITACSSTNQVGAAEDDVGRVESMYQSLPDRYKVPGLEPLERVNAMNISGWAAIDRRSFILTMGPSTRYLVVLQRQSSELRFAQAITIDNTSSIIRPGFDRVNVVGDTLAAPYQIQAMFALEDREAANAARDYIRDWQEPESEAE; encoded by the coding sequence ATGAAGAAGTACTTCCTTGTACTCATATCGATGATGATGATAACAGCGTGCAGTAGCACTAATCAGGTTGGCGCCGCCGAGGACGATGTGGGGCGTGTCGAAAGCATGTACCAATCGCTACCTGATCGATATAAAGTCCCAGGACTGGAACCTTTGGAGCGGGTCAACGCAATGAATATCAGTGGCTGGGCAGCCATAGACAGACGTTCATTTATTCTTACCATGGGCCCCTCAACGCGATACCTAGTGGTCTTACAGAGGCAGTCATCCGAACTCCGTTTTGCTCAAGCTATCACCATTGATAACACGAGTAGCATTATTCGACCTGGTTTTGATCGGGTAAATGTTGTTGGTGACACGCTAGCGGCGCCTTATCAGATCCAAGCTATGTTTGCGTTAGAAGATCGAGAAGCAGCGAACGCGGCTCGTGATTACATTCGCGACTGGCAAGAGCCTGAATCAGAAGCTGAATAG
- a CDS encoding TRAP transporter substrate-binding protein, with translation MTDKRASIQSLVIVVLLGLLVLVFYLAAFNQVNRTSSQDIAADREQTFNWRLVTTWPKGFPGLGTAPENFAELVREMSGGRMNITVYGAGEIVGALEVFDAVSAGSAEMGHGAAYYWKGKVPAAQFFTSIPFGMNAQEYNGWLHHGGGLAMWRDLYEPFNLVPFAGGNTGVQMGGWYNREINSVADLSGLKMRIPGLGGEVLNRAGGTTVNIPGGELYTALKTGVIDATEWVGPYNDLAFGFHEVAEYYYYPGFHEPGASLEFIVNADALATLPSDLRHIVEGAARAINQDMLDEYTASNNAALKELVEVHGVKLRRMPTPVFNHLYQIAQTLYEETAATDAEFARVWESYRNFQQSVQRYHAISEEAYYQQRREAESQ, from the coding sequence ATGACTGATAAAAGAGCTTCAATTCAATCCTTAGTTATCGTTGTTCTTCTTGGATTACTTGTTTTAGTGTTCTATCTTGCGGCCTTCAATCAGGTTAATCGGACTAGCTCACAAGATATCGCTGCCGATCGAGAGCAGACTTTTAATTGGCGCTTGGTAACGACCTGGCCAAAGGGATTTCCCGGTCTAGGTACCGCCCCAGAAAACTTTGCTGAGTTAGTACGAGAGATGTCTGGTGGGCGAATGAACATCACTGTCTACGGCGCCGGTGAAATCGTAGGGGCGCTTGAAGTCTTTGACGCGGTATCTGCAGGTTCCGCCGAGATGGGACATGGAGCGGCCTACTACTGGAAGGGTAAGGTGCCAGCGGCGCAGTTTTTTACCTCTATCCCGTTTGGAATGAATGCTCAGGAGTATAATGGTTGGCTGCATCATGGCGGCGGCTTAGCAATGTGGCGCGACCTCTATGAGCCCTTCAACCTTGTTCCCTTTGCGGGTGGTAATACCGGTGTTCAGATGGGCGGTTGGTATAATCGGGAAATAAACAGCGTCGCAGACTTGAGTGGTTTGAAAATGCGTATTCCTGGTCTGGGTGGCGAAGTACTTAATCGCGCTGGCGGTACCACCGTAAATATTCCAGGTGGAGAGCTTTATACGGCGCTTAAGACTGGGGTGATTGATGCCACTGAATGGGTTGGCCCATACAATGATTTAGCTTTTGGTTTTCATGAAGTGGCTGAGTATTACTACTATCCAGGCTTCCATGAGCCTGGGGCCTCACTTGAGTTTATTGTTAATGCGGATGCGTTGGCAACGCTTCCGTCCGATCTTCGTCATATTGTTGAAGGGGCAGCACGAGCTATCAATCAAGACATGCTTGATGAATATACCGCCAGTAACAACGCCGCCTTGAAAGAGTTGGTTGAGGTCCATGGTGTGAAGTTACGTCGCATGCCTACCCCAGTGTTCAACCATCTCTATCAGATTGCCCAAACACTCTACGAAGAAACCGCGGCAACCGATGCCGAGTTTGCCCGAGTCTGGGAGAGTTATCGGAACTTTCAGCAGAGTGTGCAGCGCTACCATGCGATCTCAGAAGAGGCTTATTACCAACAACGACGTGAAGCAGAGTCGCAATAA
- the uvrD gene encoding DNA helicase II has protein sequence MDVSQLLDKLNDAQRQAVSASMHNMLVLAGAGSGKTRVLVHRIAWLLQVEGVSPYGILAVTFTNKAAKEMRGRVEELVGPSERGMWIGTFHGIAHRLLKHHWLEAGLKQNFQVIDSDDQVRLLKRILKEQGIDEAQFPPKQMAWFINGQKDEGRRAAHLDARDPISRTQQKIYLAYEDVCQRSSLVDFGELLLRAHELWLNKPELLSHYQQRFQTILVDEFQDTNTIQYAWLRVLAGNTTPIVAVGDDDQSIYGWRGAKIENIRQFDRDFAPVETIRLEQNYRSTSTILKGANAVIENNGDRLGKSLWTDGDAGDDITVFAAYNEQDEASYISDQLRDWRNSGRKLAEAAILYRSNAQSRTLEEALLRSGTPYRIYGGQRFYERLEIKNALAYLRLIQSRDDDQAFERVINIPTRGIGEKTIEKIRLTAREEGCSFWEAAGLMVERKLLPTRASNLVQSFLDLVDEASVGDAELPLFELCEQVLHQAGLIEFHQKERGEKGQARVENLKELITATKNFTPEDEDESPALSQFLASASLDAGDRQASEDEDAVQLMTLHSAKGLEFPLVFIAGMEEGLFPHKMSLDEGRGIEEERRLAYVGMTRAMERLVLCWAEMRRLYGNENYTVMSRFIREVPDELLHHVRLKATVSTPLFQKPATPPRLRQDVEPQSGITLGQFVVHPTFGDGVVLAVEGAGARARVQVNFDQVGAKWLMLAHANLQVL, from the coding sequence ATGGACGTTTCACAACTACTCGACAAACTAAATGACGCGCAACGCCAGGCGGTTTCCGCCTCGATGCATAATATGTTGGTATTGGCGGGTGCTGGCTCCGGCAAAACGCGGGTGTTGGTCCATCGAATTGCGTGGTTACTTCAGGTTGAAGGCGTCTCCCCCTATGGCATTCTTGCGGTTACCTTCACCAATAAGGCTGCTAAAGAAATGCGCGGCCGCGTTGAAGAACTGGTAGGGCCGTCAGAGCGGGGTATGTGGATTGGTACCTTTCATGGGATTGCTCATCGCTTGCTTAAACATCACTGGCTTGAGGCTGGTCTAAAACAGAACTTTCAGGTGATTGATAGTGATGATCAAGTGCGTTTACTTAAACGGATTTTGAAAGAGCAGGGGATAGATGAAGCACAATTCCCACCCAAACAGATGGCATGGTTCATTAACGGCCAAAAAGACGAAGGGCGTCGCGCCGCTCACCTAGACGCCCGTGACCCTATCTCTCGTACTCAGCAAAAGATTTATCTGGCTTATGAGGATGTTTGTCAGCGGAGCTCGTTGGTAGATTTTGGTGAGTTATTATTGCGTGCGCACGAACTGTGGCTGAATAAGCCCGAACTACTCAGTCATTATCAACAGCGTTTCCAAACAATATTGGTGGATGAGTTTCAAGATACGAATACCATTCAGTACGCATGGCTTCGAGTCCTAGCAGGAAATACAACGCCTATTGTCGCCGTGGGCGATGATGACCAATCCATCTATGGTTGGCGCGGGGCGAAAATTGAAAATATTCGACAATTCGACCGAGATTTTGCTCCGGTAGAAACCATACGGTTGGAACAAAATTACCGTTCTACGAGCACTATTTTGAAGGGAGCGAACGCTGTTATTGAGAACAACGGCGATCGGTTAGGGAAATCACTTTGGACGGATGGCGATGCCGGCGACGATATCACGGTGTTTGCCGCTTACAACGAGCAGGATGAGGCTAGCTACATCAGCGACCAACTTCGAGATTGGCGTAACTCGGGCAGAAAACTTGCCGAAGCGGCGATACTCTACCGATCCAATGCCCAATCAAGAACACTAGAAGAGGCGCTCTTACGCTCCGGCACACCCTACCGTATTTATGGTGGGCAGCGCTTTTACGAGCGACTTGAGATTAAAAACGCGCTTGCCTACCTTCGACTCATTCAGAGCCGTGATGACGATCAGGCGTTCGAGCGAGTGATCAATATCCCAACCCGAGGAATCGGCGAGAAGACCATCGAGAAGATACGTTTGACCGCCAGAGAAGAAGGTTGCAGCTTCTGGGAGGCCGCAGGTTTGATGGTTGAGCGCAAGTTACTGCCAACGCGAGCCAGTAATCTAGTACAGTCGTTCTTAGATTTAGTTGACGAAGCGTCGGTTGGTGATGCGGAGCTGCCGCTATTTGAGCTTTGTGAACAGGTTTTGCATCAGGCTGGGCTGATTGAGTTTCATCAAAAGGAGCGCGGCGAAAAGGGGCAAGCGCGCGTAGAAAACCTGAAGGAACTTATTACTGCAACTAAGAACTTTACTCCAGAGGACGAAGACGAAAGCCCGGCATTAAGTCAGTTCCTAGCCTCGGCATCATTGGACGCTGGCGACCGTCAGGCCAGTGAAGACGAAGATGCAGTGCAGCTAATGACGCTGCACTCCGCCAAAGGCTTAGAGTTCCCCTTGGTATTTATCGCGGGGATGGAGGAGGGATTATTTCCCCATAAAATGTCGCTCGATGAAGGTCGAGGAATTGAAGAGGAGCGTCGCTTAGCCTATGTGGGGATGACCCGAGCAATGGAGCGATTGGTGCTGTGTTGGGCTGAAATGCGCCGCCTCTATGGTAACGAGAACTACACCGTGATGAGTCGCTTTATTCGCGAAGTGCCTGATGAGCTGCTTCACCACGTTCGCCTGAAGGCGACAGTTTCTACTCCTCTATTCCAGAAACCGGCTACGCCACCGCGCTTACGACAAGATGTGGAGCCCCAGAGCGGCATAACACTTGGGCAATTTGTGGTTCACCCCACCTTTGGTGACGGTGTTGTCCTTGCTGTAGAAGGCGCTGGCGCGCGCGCCCGAGTGCAGGTTAATTTTGATCAAGTGGGTGCGAAATGGCTGATGCTTGCACACGCTAATTTACAGGTGTTATAG